In one window of Meiothermus sp. DNA:
- the ppsA gene encoding phosphoenolpyruvate synthase: protein MAYIRWFETLGMKDLETVGGKNASIGEMIANLSQAGVRVPGGFATTAEAFREFLHHNHLVERIHTALSKLNTHDVDELARVGAEIRSWVENAELPGALEVAIVDAYIRLESASQGGLSVAVRSSATAEDLPEASFAGQQETFLNVKGIESVLLHVKKVFASLYNDRAIAYRVHHGFAHEEVALSAGIQRMVRSDLGASGVAFTLDTESGFRDVVFITSSYGLGELVVQGAVNPDEFYVYKKGLAEGRHTILQRTLGSKLQKMVYAGEGRGVQAVDTSSLERRSFSLSDTDVLELAKQALLIEQHYGRPMDIEWAKDGLDGQIYILQARPETVQSRASRVLERFEMLEHAPVLVTGRAVGQRIGAGTVRVIKHPREMNRVQEGDVLVADMTDPDWEPVMKKAAAIVTNRGGRTCHAAIIAREMNIPAVVGAGNATQELRDGEMVTVSCAEGDTGRVYAGTPRFEVKRIELDNMPEIPTKIMMNVASPERAFSFANLPNAGVGLARLEFIINNVIGIHPRALLEFDRQPENLKKEIEQRTAGYESPVAFYREKLAEGIAMIAAAFAPNPVIVRLSDFKSNEYAHLLGGSRYEPKEENPMIGFRGASRYRSPEFAEAFALECRALREVREEKGLKNVWVMVPFVRTVGEAKAVLEILKNNGLERGKDGLKLIMMCEVPSNAILAEQFLELFDGFSIGSNDLTQLTLALDRDSGLVADLFSEQDDAVKFLLERAIGTAKKMGKYIGICGQGPSDHPELALWLVQQGIESISLNPDSVLETWLFLAEKSPARVG, encoded by the coding sequence AAACCGTAGGCGGCAAAAATGCCTCCATTGGAGAGATGATCGCCAACCTATCCCAGGCCGGGGTGCGGGTTCCGGGGGGGTTTGCTACCACGGCAGAGGCCTTTCGCGAATTCTTGCACCACAACCATCTGGTCGAGCGCATCCACACTGCCCTGAGCAAACTAAATACCCATGATGTAGACGAACTGGCCCGTGTAGGGGCCGAAATTCGCAGCTGGGTAGAAAATGCCGAGCTACCGGGGGCCCTGGAAGTAGCCATCGTAGATGCCTACATTCGCCTCGAGTCCGCCTCCCAGGGCGGGCTTTCTGTTGCCGTACGCTCCAGTGCAACCGCCGAAGACCTGCCCGAGGCCAGCTTTGCAGGGCAGCAAGAAACCTTTTTGAACGTAAAGGGCATTGAAAGTGTGCTCCTGCACGTCAAAAAGGTCTTTGCCTCGCTCTACAATGACCGGGCCATCGCCTACCGCGTCCACCACGGCTTTGCCCACGAAGAAGTAGCCCTCTCGGCTGGCATACAGCGCATGGTTCGCAGCGACCTGGGGGCCTCCGGCGTGGCCTTTACCCTCGACACCGAGTCCGGCTTCCGCGATGTAGTTTTCATTACCTCGAGCTACGGTCTGGGCGAACTGGTGGTTCAGGGGGCGGTCAATCCGGATGAGTTCTACGTGTACAAGAAAGGGTTGGCCGAGGGCCGCCATACCATTTTGCAGCGCACCCTGGGCAGCAAGCTGCAAAAGATGGTCTACGCCGGAGAGGGCCGGGGGGTGCAGGCTGTTGATACCTCCTCCCTCGAGCGCCGCAGCTTCTCGCTCTCCGACACGGATGTGCTGGAGCTGGCCAAGCAGGCCCTCCTGATTGAGCAACACTACGGCAGACCCATGGACATCGAGTGGGCCAAGGACGGCCTGGACGGGCAAATTTACATTTTGCAGGCCCGCCCCGAGACCGTGCAGAGCCGCGCAAGCCGCGTACTCGAGCGCTTCGAGATGCTGGAGCACGCCCCGGTGCTGGTAACCGGTCGGGCTGTGGGACAGCGTATCGGCGCAGGTACGGTACGGGTCATCAAGCATCCCCGCGAGATGAACCGGGTACAGGAGGGGGACGTGCTGGTCGCCGACATGACCGACCCCGACTGGGAACCGGTGATGAAGAAAGCAGCGGCCATCGTAACCAACCGGGGTGGGCGCACCTGCCATGCGGCCATCATCGCCCGGGAAATGAATATCCCTGCGGTGGTGGGCGCCGGCAACGCCACCCAGGAACTGCGCGATGGCGAGATGGTTACCGTCTCCTGCGCCGAGGGCGATACCGGGCGGGTGTACGCAGGCACCCCCCGCTTTGAGGTGAAGCGGATTGAGCTTGACAACATGCCCGAAATCCCCACCAAGATCATGATGAACGTGGCCAGCCCCGAGCGGGCCTTCAGCTTTGCCAACCTGCCCAACGCCGGGGTGGGGCTGGCGAGGCTCGAGTTCATCATCAACAACGTGATTGGCATTCACCCTAGAGCACTGCTGGAGTTCGACCGGCAGCCCGAGAACCTGAAAAAAGAGATTGAGCAGCGCACCGCCGGCTACGAAAGCCCGGTAGCCTTCTACCGCGAGAAACTGGCCGAGGGCATCGCTATGATTGCGGCTGCGTTTGCCCCCAATCCGGTGATCGTGCGGCTTTCCGACTTCAAGTCCAACGAATATGCCCATCTGCTCGGGGGTAGCCGCTACGAACCCAAAGAGGAAAACCCCATGATCGGCTTCCGGGGGGCCTCGCGCTACCGCAGCCCCGAGTTTGCCGAAGCCTTTGCCCTGGAGTGTCGGGCCCTCCGCGAGGTGCGGGAGGAGAAGGGCCTGAAGAACGTGTGGGTGATGGTACCCTTCGTGCGCACGGTAGGCGAAGCCAAAGCGGTGCTTGAAATCCTGAAGAACAACGGCCTCGAGCGCGGCAAAGACGGCCTAAAGCTCATCATGATGTGCGAGGTGCCCTCCAATGCCATCCTGGCCGAGCAGTTCCTGGAGCTTTTCGATGGTTTCTCGATTGGCTCCAACGACCTGACCCAGCTCACCCTGGCCCTGGACCGCGACTCGGGCCTGGTTGCGGATTTATTTAGTGAACAGGATGATGCGGTGAAGTTTTTGCTCGAGCGCGCCATCGGCACGGCCAAAAAGATGGGCAAATACATCGGCATCTGCGGCCAAGGCCCCTCCGACCACCCCGAGCTGGCCCTCTGGCTGGTGCAGCAGGGCATCGAGAGCATCTCCCTCAACCCCGATAGCGTGCTCGAGACCTGGCTCTTTTTGGCCGAAAAGAGTCCGGCCCGGGTGGGTTAG
- a CDS encoding NAD(P)H-dependent glycerol-3-phosphate dehydrogenase encodes MSLTSTITIAQTEPLIADKGSRRPVAVLGAGSWGTALALLVASKGLPVHLWARRPEHAEAMRAERQNLEYLPGARFPESLYPTADAEEALHQAQFAVVAVPSKALRETLGRLPKASAYLSVIKGLHFTDHHLLRMSQVVEEVTGVTQVAALSGPNLAEEIARFLPATAVVAAKDPDFAQQVQQVFSGPSFRVYTSSDLIGVELGGALKNVIALAAGMVDGLKLGDNAKAALITRGLREIIKFGMAQGAKESTFMGLSGLGDLIATASSPLSRNRSAGERIVRGETLAHLEAQKSVVEGIYTVRALHAWDQDTGADLPITEAVYRVIYLKSDPLEELSRLMGREAKPE; translated from the coding sequence ATGTCCCTCACATCTACCATTACCATCGCACAGACTGAGCCGCTCATAGCGGACAAAGGAAGCAGGCGCCCCGTTGCTGTGCTGGGTGCGGGGTCCTGGGGAACCGCGCTGGCCTTGCTGGTTGCCTCCAAGGGGCTTCCGGTTCATCTTTGGGCCCGTCGGCCCGAACACGCCGAGGCCATGCGGGCCGAGCGGCAGAACCTCGAGTACCTGCCCGGGGCTCGCTTTCCCGAATCGCTGTACCCGACTGCCGATGCCGAAGAAGCTTTGCATCAAGCCCAATTTGCTGTTGTGGCCGTTCCCTCCAAGGCCCTGCGGGAAACCCTGGGCCGCCTGCCCAAAGCCAGCGCCTATCTTTCTGTGATCAAGGGTTTGCACTTCACCGATCACCACCTGCTGCGCATGAGCCAGGTGGTGGAAGAGGTAACGGGCGTAACCCAGGTAGCCGCTCTATCCGGCCCCAACCTGGCCGAAGAGATAGCACGCTTCCTGCCTGCAACCGCTGTGGTGGCTGCCAAAGACCCTGATTTTGCCCAGCAGGTACAGCAAGTTTTCAGTGGCCCCAGTTTCCGGGTCTATACCTCTTCGGATCTGATTGGCGTGGAACTGGGGGGGGCCCTCAAAAACGTTATTGCCCTGGCAGCAGGTATGGTAGACGGGTTAAAGCTCGGAGACAACGCCAAAGCAGCCTTGATTACAAGGGGCCTGCGCGAAATCATCAAGTTCGGGATGGCCCAGGGGGCCAAGGAGAGCACCTTTATGGGTCTCTCGGGCCTGGGCGACCTGATTGCCACGGCCAGCAGCCCCCTTTCGCGCAACCGCAGCGCTGGAGAGCGGATTGTAAGAGGAGAAACCCTGGCCCACCTGGAAGCCCAAAAGTCTGTGGTGGAGGGCATCTACACCGTGAGGGCCCTGCACGCCTGGGATCAGGATACCGGGGCCGACCTGCCCATCACCGAGGCGGTCTACCGGGTCATTTACCTGAAAAGCGACCCGCTAGAAGAACTCTCCCGCTTGATGGGGCGGGAGGCCAAGCCGGAGTAG